In Solanum lycopersicum chromosome 3, SLM_r2.1, the genomic stretch GAAAAACTGCAAGAGATTCAAGACGAACTTGAGAAGGTACACCTATTTTTCTCactgagaaaaaaaaaaacttcttcttctactttctATACGTTTATATCAGTTATGATTGTTACTTTAGCTTTTTACCTCCAAAGTATTAAGCTTCAGCTTTGAATTACTAGTTGCTCTGTTGTTTTAGTCCTTTTGCGAAGGTTTTTCCCCTTTCTTGTAAGAACAATTACTTTTTAAATCATGGTTGGAGCGTACTTGTATAATTAAGATAAGTTCAAATAAAGAAATTGCAATTAATGGAACAAGATGTAAACTTAAGAACTTGGAAGACAGGCATCAAACATTTGGGGTGATAAAGGTGAAATGGAAAAGGAGGAAATTTAGAAAAGAGTTGGGGTGTCTTTTTCCAGAGGACTACAAAATTTACaagtaaatatttcaaaactatAGGAAAACCGatgtttctatattttgaaTGGAGGATCCCAAGGTTTTAGAATTGCCTTCAATTTTGTGATTGCTGCATGGTCCATCTATTGATGGGATGAATGGTTTGGGTGATTGGACCAAGCAAGTGGTCGTCTTGTGGCTTGTCCCatgtttcttgttttcttttgtattattcCCTCACCTCTTCAGTTGAGTTAGTGATGTGTTTCTTTGGGCTTGGTATGTGTCACCTAGATTTGAATCCACAAGTCCTTACAAATACATGGTTGGATGCCACAGAGGTTTTCGTGTTCATGAGAGTAAGAGACTGGAACTGTTTTTCTCTCGCATTTTTACCTATGGCACCATTTTTCGATGAGCGGGATGGATGTCAAGTGTCAATAAAACAGATGGTCTGGCGATGGGATAATTCTAGGGAGATGATTTGCAATTTTTGTATGTCCCAGGAAAATTTCCGCTATTCTTTTGGTCCAGTTGTTTTGATGTATTGCGGGGAAAATGCTATACTAGAAACTAAGAAGTTTTTGGGCAAGAATCTCACTGAACTGGCATTAAGAATTCAGTGCAATAATGAGAGTTGCGTATTGTTATTCTGGATCATAGCTTCAACACGATGTGCTGTACTGTTCCATTTTGGTCCTTGTCCCCTCTGGATGTGTGGGAGATTCTTCATATTGTTAATAATAGTTGTGTAGTGAATatgttcttggagatttgtttcCAACAGTATTCAACAATTAAACATTGACTTTTATCTTCTGTGGGAGGTACTGGATTTTCATGTATTCATTCCACACAACTGGTGATGATTGTACAATTGACTGAATCTGATGAGGTTTGGCGTGACATGTGAATGacttattttaaaacttttgctAGTAGCTTTCCTATTGTTGcttgataatataatttttaattcttgGTTTTACATTTTTACTAATTACTAATGCCGTAACAATGTTCACTAGCAGATTAATGAGAAAGCAAGTGATGAAGTTTTGGAAATTGAACAAAAGTACAGTCATGTCCGCCGACCAGTCTATGATAGGCGTAATGATATTATTAAAGCTATTCCTGACTTCTGGTTGACAGCTGTTAGTGATCCGACCTGATTTCCTCTATGTTGCTGAAATTTTGAAGTGCTTCTCATCTATGACTTGTGTCATTTGCTTGCAGTTCTTGAGTCATCCTGTTCTTGGGGAACTTCTAACTGAAGAGGACCATAAGGTTTGGtctaaattagtaaaataaagtaGACAATTGTCAAATCTTCCACTACATTGCTTTTCCCATCTTTACCAATGCTGAAATGTCAATTTGACTCCCAACGcgtatatttttttgtgttcttCATATAGCTATTTGGCTTCTGAATGTCAATACATAAGTGACTTTCTTCATGCTAGATTTTCAAGTTCCTAAGTTCGGTCGAAGTGGAAGAATCTAAGGATGTGAAATCGGGTTATACGATCACGTTTGTAAGTTCACCCTCCACAAGAAGCTAATGTATCTACTACAAATCAACATAGAGCACTGATGATCATCCTCTTTGTTTTACAGAACTTCAATGCAAatccttattttgaaaatacaAAGCTCTCGAAGAACTATACCTTTCTTGAAGATGGACCTACCAAAATCACTGCTTCGACAATACAATGGACGGAAGGCAATGTGAGTTGCCAATTTTCTATTAAGAGGTGTACAGTCTGTGGCTTATCAATTTCCTctcattatttatattgttttacTTGTGAAGGGCATTCCTAATGGAGTTGCTCATGAGAAGAAAGGAAACAAGCGATCCCTTGCTGAGGAAAGGTTAGTTTCTTAATGTTTAGTATTTCCATTGATTTATTTATCAAGAAGACAAGCTCAAGAAGGTCTgttgatttttattatatatcaGCTATCAACTTTGAAAGTTTCTATAAACTTTAATTAGGTTTTCCATACCCTGCTTGTCAACTTGCTAGCAGTCACTTCTTTTGATTGTATTTGTTGAAACCTTAATTTGCCTAGTTTCTGCTAAGAAACTTTGTTAGCATTCACTACCAATCAGGATTGGATAGGAAGTTGCTGATATTCACATAGTAATGCAGAGCCCGACTTAATTTATACTGTCATTGTAGACATAGCGCAGTTCAACGTGTTTGCTTCAAATGTTAAATACTTTGATGAGAACAGGGGCACGAGTTTTATGATTGATGCTGATGATTATTAGTTAATTCAGCTCTGTAGATACACTTTTAGCAATAGTTTTGCACTGACTGAGTTAGCCCATCAAGTGCATGGTGGTTCTCATTAGCAGTTAGTTATAAGGTAATAAGTGGAAGGATCACATGCTCAGTGGCCTTGAGCTCCCTGGTCTGCATTGTAGCACTTGAATAGACATCAGTAGCTGGTATTTCATGTCAGTCTTGCTCAGCTGATTTCTCCCTTGGGGCTTGTTGTATATGCAGCTTTTTTAGCTGGTTCAGTGAAGTCAATCAGAAGGATGATGGTGAAGATGATGAGGATGTCTTTCTGGAGATTCAAGATGAAGTAATGTCTTTATCTTGTGTTCATTACTTTACtgtgatttttatttcttaaatatcaTTTTACGCTTTTCATGGATAAGGTATAGTATTTGTAGGAAGATTCCACTTTCCCAACTTATAGTATTTTTCGTggataacatataatatttttatttccatTTCCCCCTCCGTTTTGTAGGTTGCTGAGATAATCAAGGACGATTTGTGGCCGAACCCTCTAACTTATTTTAACAATGTTTGTTCCCTACCATCTTCTTTCTTGTTTTCCGCGTTGTACTTATCGTTAAGTCATGAAAGTCGATTTATTATCTCTGATTGTTTGTCTAATGTTACTTTTCCCAGGATCCTGATGAAGAAGATCTTGAGGAGGATGAAGGTGGCGATGAGGTAAGATAGTTATTCTTCATGATTGCAATAGTTGTGATAACATATCTAGACTGTAAGCACATACATACTTATTTGTTTGCAACTGTAAATGTCTCTTTTTTTCCCGACAAAAGTTACCGGtttctttttgtgcttaattattttatttcatttcattattcgatcccatcaatattttaatatatgctTTCTGGCTTAAGTGGCAAATTGTATTTAGTATCCTTCAGGTGTTGTTCAACTCCCACCGCCACTTGACCGTGTCTTCTTTTAGAgctttttgagaatttttctcAATACTCTTCAAAAGAAGTGTCAACTCTCAGCATATAGTGTCATTAGTTTGTGAAGGCAATCAAAAGACCATATTTATGCTTATTGGGAAATGTCTTTGTTTCTGAGAAGAACTGACTATTGTCCTTAATTTTGCACAAagggtttttttctttttattgtgcGCTTTATGATTTTACACTATTAGAAAATGAAATTGCATCAGTGTGAATAGGAAAAGCAACTATTCTGTGATGTCCAAAGCTTTTATTTTGGGTTTATTATGGTCTATGAACAAATTAACATAAGGGGTTATATGAGTTGATTGCCTTAACCAAGGACAATATGTTGTATGATTATGTAGGATTTCTTTTGGTATGACAAGGGGATGAACCCTTCTTTAATAATAAGACTCTTTCCTAGGATGacaactttttctttaaaatgccACTCAACCTTTGCTTTTGTCCTaaaaaattacaagattaaGTTTGGCATACATCTGTTAGATTTTTGATCCATAGAAAAAGGAAGAGAGAATTAAGGGTATGATTGATGATAGATGGTGTATATAGTGTAATGATGGGAGAGGACATGGTAGTAGTGTAAGATTTTCTAGCTTTACACTGGAACTTGTGAGCTTAGTTTCCAAACTAATTTGTCTTAGTTTCCAAATTAATTTGTCTGTTGCAGTTATACATGAAAAATAGAGCAGATTTATATATTACCATTTACCAGTagttgattatatatttttttgtagtaaTATAGATCTTTAATTCGACATTTTAGTGCCATGGGAATGCTCCTTTTTGTGGAGACCTATGAACTATATTTCAGGATGAAAGGGGAGGGATAACTAAACCATTGAGTTCTTTTATTCCTTCGTTTCAGAAGTCAAACAGATATAAAACTGGAGGTTATGTCAACCGTCCAAATCTTGATAGGAAGGAATCatgttttcactttgttttctAGTTTTACCAAACAACACATGGGTAAGGACACTTGATGTACGAAATGCATAACTAGCTTTCATCTTCCTGCTCCCTACCTTGTCTCTCCTTTCTCTGTTGAAGTAAAAGGATGTATAATGAATGTTCACATACCTGGCCCCTACCATTTCTCTGTTTTCTTTGTTGAAGTAAAAAGCTACTGTTGCAAGGTTGTGATGAGGATTTAAAATAGTTTGCCTTGTATAACTGACAGACATTTAGCTTTAATCTCTTGGATATACAGATATCTTGTGGTTGAGGCCTTGAGGGGAAGTTAACTGGGTCCTTGTTGAATAGTATTATTTTGATGCTCGTTATGTGATTTGCAGAATAATATCTAGGCAGAACACATAGTTAACTGGGTCAAATCCTTGTGATACACCTCTCCAACACGAGCAACCCTTTACACACTCAACTTTTCTAGGCATGTCTAAAGACGTCAGTGTGGTTGAATAGTTTTTCAAACTTGTGTTTGTCACTAACCAGTAGTGGCCGTGACTTGTATCAAACATTTTGGCCTCGAGGACACATGCACTGTTGATCTTTTTGGAATCAAGTGATATAGTAGTTGCTAATTTCTTTTCCGTCGTGAACAACTTTTGTAGATGGTTCTTGTTTCCTATAGCCAAATGAGAGATCATTAGCTTGAATGATTTAAGTGGTGTTGTGAGTCTCTGTTgtataatttgattttcttattgCAGGGAAAGGACAGTGAAGGCtcagatgatgatgatgatgatgagtgaAGTCTTATACTTCCTCTTTTCGAGTTATCATCTTCAAAAGTTTTGTTGAATATGGTTTTGTTGGTGTCTGTAGAGAGGCTTTATTTAACATGTTTGgaaaagaatataatttattttaggtgaGGTCATGCAATTGGTAACGTAACTCTACATGTTTTTTGAACCTTGTTGGTTTTCAATTAGTTTAAGCAGCATTGATTAATGGCAAGGGAGGGTAACTTGTTTGAGAACTCAAAGATTCTACCTGGCAAATCACTTTTTATCTTATTGATTCTGTTTAAGTGAGACAGGTGATGATTGTTTCATATCTCTCTTCTGTTTTAATTACCAGAAACAACATAAGTGAAATGCATGgttcttttctttactttaaAACCAAACATACTTGTGTGACATTATGTTACACATTCAGAGGTACAATTGTCTTTTGGCTGATATTATTAGATATGGAAACAGTGGCGCCACCTGTTTCTTTAATTTTCCGGAGCTGATTATCATTCATATCACATTTTAAGGTTATATGCAGGTCCCCCAATAATGCCTTCtgctttttaatttatgtgaccttatttttacaaaaaaaggttttaaaattttaaaacaacacagcttaaatatttatgttcttGTAACAGAAATTTTATTATCTGCTCAAATgttatacatatttaaaatcagatttttgtaaaggaatatcataatatatttgagaTGAGACCGGAGCCTAAAGGCtgaaaaatgttaacaaaaatcttaaaactgtatatgaaatttctttttaatcaaaacggtaaaatcgatCACGAAGTAGTGATTTTGTTCGTCGGAAAAAAGCAAAATTGCTGCTATTTTACTtgtgattgaaaaaaaatatatacttttttttgttaaattttactTGTCACATCTGAATTTGTTCCATCCATTAAAAATGATGatttacacaaatattttatcacaCTATTCTTATTAATTGACGTTTAGTATTAGGtctaaagaaataattttgaaaataattaattagtgatAAGGGtaaaacatgagaaaaaataaaaataaaattcttaacatataaaaaatgacaaaaaaaattgaaaaaatatttttaaaataataaaaaataaagagggGCTAATATTTTGTCATCTTTTGGGTTGTTGTTCATTTGATTCTATTGCTAACTTAACAACTGAGTGAAGAAATTGACGGCCATTGTTTACACATAAATAATTTCAGCTATAAGACAATATACTGTGTCACTATTATATTGATTGTAcccctaatttttttatttttttttacatcaaATGTATTTTAGGTCAAATTATTAATCTgggatatttttatttaattttgcagAGTGTAAGAAAATTTTAACCTTTAcgttaatataattaatacgacaaaaaaattttaaaaaggagaaaaaacgACCATTTCTTCACTCTATAAATCGGGTTGGATCACTACAAGGGAACATGGCTCTATTACTCCACATGCGCATATTTAGATCCCCATTTTGGATCAGAAGTAACataacattataataaatagttaTAATATTGTGGCATTGTTAACATTGTTATGaaagattaattatttaaattaaaattaaaattttattctaatcaattaaatcttaatcattaatttttacttGCCGAAATCCAAAAgtcaaaaggaaaaatagagtATAAGAGAAATAGATTATATTAGAGTAGGAggcaaattaaatatttccttCTCTCTTAATGTTTCTTAATTTCATCGAATCAAAAGTCAGTTATGGTAGGTGAATAAATTATTGTTATCGAATTAAACACCGCCATTGTAGTTGTcgattattttctatatatttgaACTTCAACTATTATCTAAGATATCTTATCAATTATCACAAATTAAAATACTGATATCTTATGCATTGGGTGTGACTTTTTTGgtcatataaataataataataacttcatCCACTAACAATAACAATTCTACTGAAACCTTCTTGTTGTCAAGCTAATCTCCATCGATATTACATTTGCatacaataaaatatgaaataaggATTTGAGTAGATTGAGTTAGTAATGGTGACCGGTAGTGGTGTACATAGCTCGGTTTGGTttgagtttttatttaaaaaaatttaaaccagTTATGTTGGTATATCAAAtccaaaaatcaaatcaaatcacataaagttatttttttcgattttgGTTTTAGTTGGTTTTTTcgaattttttttggttttttacAATCATATTGCATTTGAAaaagtgataaatattttttcacttacGTGTCTGATAAACTAAACTTAGAAAATGTTAAGTGaatagaaatttttgaaaagactGTCAAATTCACAtgattacaaaatattttttttgaaatatcgaCGCTCATTATGCTAAACTAATAAGATTAAAGGTTAGATGCGAgttgaatacaaaaaatatttacaaagtaaattattaactttggatttgaaaaagtataacaatataattataacGTCGGGtcttaacacaaaataaaacatttacaatttttacaagtccaaatttgaaataaaatagataaatattgaaaactataaattaacttaaaatatattaacaaagtagattataaataataatttttagttataaataaaaatatatatatatatatatataatataaaattgaaaatcataaactaactaaaaatatatcacCAAAGTAGATCAtatgtaaataataattttatttataaataaaataaattatgtatatatatatctatatcagTTTGGTTTGAGTtccgttttttttttctaatacgAAACCAAATTAAAagtgtttgttttttttcaatcgtcaaatcaatcaaatcaaatcacaaGGTATTTTTTTCGGTTTAATTTGATTCATCGGTTCGATTTGACTTAATGATTCGATTTGTACACCCCTAGTGACTGATGTCACCGATGAAAGAGAGAAAATTTCCAACTCTACTGAATTAAACCATAGGCATGACAGAGTATGATGGTGAAGAAATTGAGGTATTTGTGTAAATTATATTGCatattttttgctattttttccctagcatttatcattttaatttttgtatatatgtaatgCTGATACATTTGATTTATACAAGTTATGTAGTGTTGTAACCCACATGTGATTTTTGTAGTCCAGATTTGTATGTTATCAGGAAGAATACACTATAGCTCCTAATTGTATAAGTTcaaacatttttgaaaaatgattttgtatttattctatatGTGAatgcttttatatatattgatttgtatATCTATGTATATTTTAGCCCATCTGTGAAAGATTTTGTATgcatttgatttttaaatacaaGTATTTTTTTAACACCATATAAAAGTTATagttcatatttgtatattatgagCAAATATACATTTAGATATTATTTGTAATTGTATGTAAATGCTGAAATTAtatactacaaaaaaaaaagttcaaccCCTactcaaaaaattcaaattgtatattgATTTTGTATCAATCATACAAATTATACTAATACAAATAACTAAATTTTCTTTGGTTTGTGAAATTTTGATCCTTAACTCTTATGCTAATAAAATGTttagtgtattttttttaggtGTCTTCAGTTGTATAGGATGATTTATAATAATGAACTTTTCAAATCATTTATAGAAAAGGTGTCACTTTGATTATGACTATAATATCCTTGACTTGTTTTCTTTGTGAATTATAGAAAAGGTgtcatttttttgtgaattatttACCACCGTTTTCTttgatttgtgaatttttttgttacaaaaTAGTCGCATGtatcataaattaaattgagAATGTAATAGCCGATGATTAACTATATAAGTAATAAGTGGTTTATGAGTGAACTCttatacaatattttt encodes the following:
- the LOC101266922 gene encoding NAP1-related protein 2, whose protein sequence is MGAEAKKQKMAEEEIGIDGKLVISVEKLQEIQDELEKINEKASDEVLEIEQKYSHVRRPVYDRRNDIIKAIPDFWLTAFLSHPVLGELLTEEDHKIFKFLSSVEVEESKDVKSGYTITFNFNANPYFENTKLSKNYTFLEDGPTKITASTIQWTEGNGIPNGVAHEKKGNKRSLAEESFFSWFSEVNQKDDGEDDEDVFLEIQDEVAEIIKDDLWPNPLTYFNNDPDEEDLEEDEGGDEGKDSEGSDDDDDDE